AAGGAAGTGACCATGGATATGTATGGGGATGATGACGTTATCCAAAATGACTCTGACGATGACCTTATGCTCCTAAAGCAAGCAGTAAAGCAACATGAAAAAACAGCGCCGGTACCCCACGACATGGACTGTAACGATCGGTTCGATGTAATGAATGGAAAAGTCAATGAAAGCTACGAAATAGTGGAATCCACAGATGTCTAAAATGTACTTCATCAGATTTTGCTGTTGAAAACGACGTTGAGTTGATTTCTTTTcaacttttttaatttgaaattagtttatgttaaaaacaacattatttttttttattatttagtaCTTTCACAGTGATGAATTTGTCTAAATTATCAGATATTGCATAGAAAATATCACATTATATATTATACAGGTTCCTTTGACGTGAAAACGGGAAGAACCTTTCCAAAGTAACACAGACagaattataatttcttttaaattcattgCTTAGTTACGAgatttaattattgtaaatggaagcatgcatgcatattttaaagTGGGAATTTTTTACCATACATCTTTGCTTGGTTCAACTCTGTAGCATATTTCATGGTCGCAAAATAAACATCCTTCTTTCAAACAGTCTTTCATATATTTACGtgatttaaaatcatattgtacaatttgatttaaacacTTCACACTCAAATatgtttaagtttatttttagttcagcttgaaaataaaaacaagatacattttttttaattttatgtaacaacgctgtattatatattaaacaaaacaatcaagTTCTTTTTAGTCACACATTATTTccttttacttttttgttttagtgATTTTCATAAACCAACATCTAAATAGTATGTTCCATGATATGACACTAACTTTGATTTAACTTCCAATATAAGATGAAGACAAAACTTATCTAATAAAAAGCATAAAACAACAGAGATACAGTTTGTCAATACAATTGTATATCGTGCATAAATCAGCATATATCGTTGCAAacgtttaaatatataaaaacatacaAACATTAATTCGATTCCGTCATATATGTTTTCAGTGCAATAATTAGGCTGACACTTCATAAAACTATTCAGGAATCTTTTGAAAGAcattcttacaaaatttgtcattttcatTGTTGTCAGGTCAACAACGTAAATATGTCCTATTAAGTTTAATAAAACTCCTCATTGATATATCAAGGAATATTGTGATTGCAGTATAGGTCACTAATTGCTCCATTCTTATCTTTTACACTATTtctaatcaaatatttttcgtgaaatgttgccaaaaaatgttgccaaaaatATAAGCTACATACAaatctttcttctttttattaaataaattttgattttgtttcagaAAATTACGCGCTGATATTGGTTTCGAAAACGATTCCTTGAGGAATTAAACGATGGTTTACCCCAGCCCAACGAAAAACGAAACAACTTGGACATTAAATCGAAATATGAAAAGAATATAACATTgttaaaagtatataaattaGTTGCATGCACTTGGTACTTCACcaatataaaaatagaaataagaattgatttcaagtaaaaacattttttgatattaataCTGAATTGGTTGACATTAATTTTTAGACATtactttcattaatttttattatcagccaaataaagcaataaaataaatacatgtttaaatttcACATCAtgtgtaatttaaataaaaccctCTTTGAAACATAAAAAGGTAGGAAAGATAacagtaggggggggggggtaaattatATCATCGATTCtatatttcaaaatctgttGAGACACAGAATGAAGAAAGATATAACAATCGCAGTTTTGTATGACAAAGGTGGCGCGTTTGATTGTGACTTAAAGTCATTCGTATCCCCATTGCAATCATCTGTGGtgcagcatttttttttttcgtcgcCGGTAGTTTGGATGGTAGTGGCGCATGCTGAAGTGTCACATCCAGCTTCTTCCTTGGTGTAAGTGGTGTTAGCTGTTTGTTTTACCTAAAACAGATACAATGCTGGGATGTTTATTAAGTTACACTTCTCGCAGGGACATCATTGTTTGTCCTCTGTGAACGTAACTTGATGTAGTTCAATAGGTCTGAGGTTAACATACACTCAACAAAAGTTTCATCCAGTATAATGTATTTACTATACAAAAAAAGCTTATTTATTTGTCTTGTCGATTTCAACTTAGCTTGCAAATATTTAAAGACGATGTATTGACATTCCGATCCGAGACCTTGACCTTCGCTCAATTTGACAAACACGTCCAGTCTGGTTGAATTTCAGTGTTTTTGTCAACCATGTTAAGCATGCACagaaaaataccaaatattAGTGTGACGTTTCGTCACgggtactgtaaattcctaattaaacgcgaggaattaatatccgcgtaaaatcgcgagaagcatccttcgcggattttaaaatctcgccattattttctgagagttgaaaactataagaaataaggagaaaagttcaacgttcgcgattttatattctcgcgatttggtagaaaccagcgggatcgcggaattaagtattcgcgtaatataaggaatttacagtaattgaTTTCAATCGAGGTTGTCTTATTTTATCTCTGCTATTGATGAGATGACATATCAATTacgaaatgttgaaaaattctctttttctattttgtaatttacaaattatttatcaGGGTGAACACTTAGAAGTTTTGTTGAGTGTAGAGTATAATCTAGAGATATGTTTAAGGTAAAATAGGATATGAATGAACAATACGTTCACAGGCCTTGAAGGTCATCTGAGTACCATAGCCATTAGATTGACATATCTGAGAGTCTCATGCTTgtattttaaacttctttttaaagTCTAAATCCTAATCTGAGACTCCTCTGACTGTTACCCCCGCTTTTATCATAAGatgtttaaaaacattcatTCCGGAATTATCTATACCCAAGATCCAGTGGCCAAAAGTTGTAAACTTTTGGTAGTAAGAGAGCTACAGGTCCTCAATGGCCCTTAATAGTCAATCTTTATAATGTTCACAGTTTCATTGATAATAATAATGCACACAAAATGCATACAGCTGATTTCTACAagcatacaatgtacatgttattaaagCAGATTTCCTAAAAAAgacatttaattcaatattgccaAATGATAATATACTATGTAGTTTCAGGAGGACGTTACAGTTGTTGGTAAATGACACACAGCAGTTATCTTAAGTAAAAATGCATGTTTACTATATGGCATGGCTATATATACTCATTTCCCCAAAAAAGCTCCATGGCATGAGGATTGAATTTCACTTAAACAATGCATGACTATCTCCCACGACTGTGATAGTACAAAAAACTATCATCAAATCTTGGCCCACCCTAGGGTTTGAACCCTTGCCCCAGGGCcctgaattttataatttaggCAGACAAATCTGCGGACATCATAACGATGCATtacatttttactaaaatgtatGGGTGAAGAAAAGAatactttttaaagatttaataagTCTTAATATCTAGCTAAATTAAACCCAATCATAGAGGCTGAATCCCTGACCTGAGAGCCATGGAATTTACAATTATGgctgagggcttcatggacattaaaACCATGCATTAGTTTTTCCTCATACGTTATGAAGTTgaatattagattttttttcaaattggccTTTTGCATGTTTCACCCCTTCCCTATGAAAATTACGTTCCTATTATcctagagatgcttcacaccaaaaaatGGCAGCAATTGTCTTTGAAGtctaaaagaaattttaaatgtaaaatggttaacgcacgacgcatgTCGCAGAACGCACAACGCCGGACGTAGACGAATTGCAATACATGTAGGTTACCTGAGTGATTCAGGTACCTAAAAATAAAGTCCcagaaaaataatgtatttcttgttttcattcaTGGAAAATCACTTTAAATCTGTAATACAGTGTCTGTGGCGCTAAGAAATAATTACAGTTGGTAAACATGTTTGATCTGTAAAACAAGTGACTGTATGCAATGCTTTGGTAGGGTTTCAAACACTTACAAAGCAGTTTCCGGCGGTAGTACATTTTTCCGTGTTGACTGAAGTATTAGAAATAGCTGCTTGTAAACAACCTTTTACTTCACAGGAATGTGAATGACAACTTATATTCCTTGCCTGTAGAGGAAAAAACACATTAACGTAAAGCAATAAACTAAACAATCTGATATAATTTAACAATGATTTTAAGTTTAAACCTTTATTGTAATACAAAATACATCTgaagaaatgttaaaaaaatattttaacattgaaTTTGATAATATGATGTTTGGTGTAGTTCTATATCTCGATCATGTTTATTACTTGTAGATATCTGTCATGGGTTATCTGTCACTTTATCCTCTTTAAAACAAATGAGCAACAACATCGTTTGTATATACCTCCAAGTCATTTTCTAAACTAACTAATTCAACCCTGTAGCGATGTTATCTTCGgtaggtatatacatgaaaTACTTGTGAGATTTTCTGGCGTATTCATTAATTGTTAGAGATATCATATAGAGGTAGTTTTACTCTGAAATAGATATATAGATTGAATTTTCATCATGGATTTTATacttttgatttattataaatacTCACAGCTGTCGTAGCTGCAGCTGCTGCCGCTGTGGTTGATTGTTCTGCCGTAGATGACGCTGCCGTAGACGCCGCTGCCGTCGTCGAAGCTTCAGATGTTGCAGCCTCCGTGGCTAAAGACACAAAATCGTCACAAGTAAAGTATATGATAAATTGCTTTGAgttaaaagttttgtttgttaaaatccTAATCGGTTTAATCACTAGGAAtatatcttcattttgttaAGTTCGTAAAAAAGATCGTGGACCCCTCTCTCCATTGGGGTGGATGGCAAACAAGAAAAAACCTACACACCCGCTCTCTCCAccatgtggaaaaaaaattaatctgcGCGAAAAAGTAAAAACTAGAGAATGATTCTGGATCTATCTTTAAAATTCTGTGTTTACAGCTGattaatgataataaaagttTTCTTCTAATACTGGGTGCTTTATCGTACAATTCAAAAGGATAATTTTGGCGGTTTCCatatatagtttttaaaactttacgTGAATTTAAAGAGTTTACTATTTGTATCTGTATATCATGGTGTTTAAATTTGTTCTGACTTGCATGTGTCTATTCTAATAAAACTAACCTCGTAAGtttccttttaaaatcttaatggACAAATGTATTCCAATTAACTAATTAaggtatattatattttttatacattccAATCTAGAGAAATTTGAATTGACGAGTGAACAGTTTTAAAATGGACCAATACTTCTTAACATAATCATAATGATTGGTAAAAAATACTTACTTGTACTTGATGTAAGTTGAACAGGAGTAAAGGTAGCTGCAAAAACAGCAAAGAAATTTGTTGAATTTTGAGCGTCATAtcaattcaaatgaaaaaaaaatggtgatatAGCAAACAGACATTgacttctttaaaaaagaaatacaatatcatttcagaaaacaagaggcccaggggccacatcgctcacctgagcaacaattgccttaattctgatcaaattagcattacagtatcaaaatatcttgacaactgagtacagtagatcttgctaaaaaaaaattgaaaatctgccaatttttatcaacctcttattttttggtaaataccaagccccttttgttgttgtacctgtaagaagatttttctctattcctatataccccctcccatttcatggccccatttttctctagggaatcatggtttcatcagacttaaatctgaataacctttgctttcacactaagtactgagttttgaaccgaacactttcctagaatagttttaaagattttctctttatattcctatgtaaaaattcaaaccgccatcacggtcccgccctaccactagggactgtgattttgcaaacttgaatttacactacccgaggatgcctatacacaagtttaaaccctttctggccaaaaattctttgaaaagaagatttttaaagattttctctatatattcctaagtaaaaattcatcccccattgtggcctcaccctacccctggactattatttaaacaaacttgagtctatatgatctggggatgcttccactcaaatttgggctttcctggcctaatagttttaagaagacttttaaagattttctctatctaaaaaaattcatcccccattgtgaccccgccctacccccagggaccatgatttgaacaaacttgaatctacacttcctaaggatggttacatgccaatttgagatttcttggccaaatatttttaagaagaagatttttaaaagatttcctctatatattcctatattaaacttgatcccccaattgtggccccaccctacccccggggaccatgatttgaacaaacttgaatctatactatctgaggatgcttccactcaaatttgagcttttctggcctaatagtttttgagaagatttttaaagattttctcaacatattcctatgtaaaacttgatcccccaattgtggccccaccctacccatgggaactatgatttgaacaaacttgaatctacactagctgaggatgcttccattttaatttgagctttcctggcctaatagtttttgagaagaatatttttaaagattttctctatatattcttatgtaaaacatgatccccctattgtggccccaccctacccccgggaaccatgatttgaacaaacttgaatctacactacctgaggatgcgtccatttcaatttgagcttttctggcctaatagtttttgagaagaagactttggctcaggtgagctaaaaaaatgttaagtttacaatacaataagttgttaaagttggtttttggaagaagagactttgaaaattttcgtaataaatattgacaattttttttacttttttaatctttagtttttaagatctgtgtacaaacatagaattgtaagcaaatctctgtatcttgcttataattcgaagcttaacactcaaatatggttagtaaatagaaattgtaaacgattaaaacacaagaaacatacactataacaaataaagaacacaagttattttttcgaaatgaatcatatatatacatgtacatgtatatacctacatatttccgacagcgatatcaaactctattaaaactgaataaactcgagaaaatgccgagcatctcaacaaaacctattgcattaatctaccattacgcaaaatataatgccgaattaccgatagaatgaattgtatttcagtacttttttgatacatcagattttgcttaatttgcgcaggtaaacagttaactgtttgatttaccgaagtctctgtttgatttgatacgtaaaaatcacgaaacaCAGAccatagttcccaggttacaaagcataaataatgaaaacgaaacgaaaatcagaacaagctaacaccaacgtcatgtgtgaaaactgtcaacgcattgaaatatttagcctcaatttacttcacaaaatcggcaccaatatattttgcatgtttcaaaaatttcccttcattcgcgaactgttgcacaacaacaattcatcattgtcagatcgaccctttttcgtataatgccatggctgctttaaacaaagaacctcgttttagatgtatggaatacgagtcttggtaaaatgggttcgcaaacccgggccgtggcaaaataaaagccggggcagatcggcaatcgtcaattccaaatacgcattattttgcagcaatatttacagcaaatacaaatatactggtccatcaaatatcctgaaattttaatgagattggcagattaataactgccaatcttttgttttgcccaggccaagtcttgtctacccattttaccggatgccgaatccgaaggTATTAAACTGATTAGAACAcacctttcctttattattattttcgtaataactcagatttgaaacagaattagaccttaatttttgcaatttatattttccttcccataaggacaatttatgctaaactacgttgaattggaatcagcagttcttgagaagaagattttttaaaatgcacccccctttttctacagtttcaaggttttctccgctttgaatacagatcggacttttatttctgcaatttatattcgccctcccataaggatgctttgtgccaaatttggttgaaattggataagcggttttagagaagaagttcaaaatgtaaaaagtttacagacggacagacagacggacagacggacggacagacggacggacggacggacggacgacggacaaaaagtgatcagaatagctcacttgagctttcagctcaggtgagctaaaaaacgtACTAGAATAATTTAACTATAGAAATGATATTGAAGATAGGAATTCTTCAATTAAACCTcgatagtattacatgtatgatttttcAAGTGATTTAtaggaaaaaagaataaaaagataaaggGTTATCGAACTTGGCTGATTAcgaattataattcattttccGACTAAATCCTATACGACACTCACACACACACCAAAATGATGAGAAAAATACTAAAAAGTTACCGCTATATGAAAAACCTACTGTTTTCTAAAAGATGAAATGAAAAGGCATCATGATATGAACTAAATATTTATTGTCTAAtctaacagaattttttttcatgatatgAGGAATAAAAAGACATGCTACAATCATAAATCTTAAAACCGTTGTTAGATCTCATATTATTCTGTAATTGTCCTATTAATTTGTGGTTTACTTAAATAattaatctttgacattttaaaatgatacttgttatatttttacatccaatttctttatattaaatttCTTCCTATTTGATGTGATTTCCCTTCAAACAGCTTAGCTGTTCGATGAATCATTGTGACTGCTGCGTGATAAAAGGATGTCTGGACCGCAGGCAGGGATCTACCTggcttttattgattttgtaacAACGTGACGATAAGTGAGTTGGGTGTAACGTCGAGTTGTTGTTTAGGTGAGTGCGGTGATTCAGACCATGAATAAGAAGACGTCATTATTTCCCTTGCTTGTTTTTCCTTCATAAGTATATTTATCTTTCTTAAAAACTCTGATATCGTTTTTTCtgttgtaataatgataattatccCATATCAATGTAAGCAACATTTTAAATAGCACACAGTGACAAAATTTGAAGGCAATCTTCATAGTAAAGAATAACTAAATGATGAAAATGCAAGATTAAAATCCTTAAAACCTATCTTTACGTTGTACATAAATGTAAATTTCACATCCATTTGGTGTTCGTTATagttattttctctctcttaaAACTGTAATAGTTTATTTCCAAGATAATGATAAAGTTTCATATTGAacacttttttatatattttaaacatgataAGTTTCCTGTAACCATCTAAATGGACAGATGCATTCAACTTAACTAAGATATGATTTTATACATTCCAATCTAGAGACAGTGGTTTAAAACGACGACTGAAAAGTTTAAGAATGGACCAATACTTTTGAACATaatcaatgattaaaaaatactttgagaTGTTTTAATGTTCACGAACATTAGCATAGGTAGCCTAcgtttgatattttgtttgataaagtaCACCAACTTATGCATACATAACAGAAATATACTAACCTGCTAACAGGCAGATGGCGATTGCGTAGTTAGTCACGGCCATGTTGGTTTGATAGCTTCTAAAACGACACAGGGCGACAGCTGCaataagacaaaaaatatttgcaataaataCTCAATTTTCTTTCCAACATCGGGAAAATAAATCGAGTGTGTCACCTAACAGACAGTTACCCTTCAATAAGTCAATTATCCTCTCAATGTGtgcaatcttttgttttaaagggGTGTTTTCCCCAAAAAATTTATGATGCAAAGTTGTTTGCTTGATTGGGTGAACGGGAAGTACACGTATGTTAAAATACAATCGCGTCACATGCAGTTTAATTATCAACAGAGAAATGCCCTGCTTATCAGAAACGAGTATCTAAGGTAACTCGTTGTCCCTCGGTGAGTATTTTTACAATCATATATTTGTGTGAAATCAGAagatttacacaaaaaaaatataagtgtcctttgatttttaatggATATTACTGTCAGAAATAAAAAGGACTTGTTCCATCAACTTGCCGtacatttcttttgttttatttttgattctttAGATAACGTTATCTCTCGTGTAAGAGTGTCTATCACCAAACcatgtttttagtttttaatgcataattgcatttcaataaatacaaaagaaaaaaacccccaaaaactCAGCGATGAGATATATCAAAAACTATGAACACTACTGATGCTACTCAGGCGAGCACCATTATATTTTGcgtatcaaaagaaattcagtattattatttttctacattgTAAATTAATCACCATCAATTCTAAATTCCTTTAAATTAAGTAAATTCAAATGCACAGTTGgataaataaaataactgaaGTTTTGTTTAACCCGATATTAATACAATGAACTTTATTAAGCACTCCACAGTATGGACGAACATATGCATAATAATATTCGTTTCAAAAGAATGTCCATCTACAATGAAATCTAGAAGTATTAAACTGTATAAAATCCTGCAAAAAATGAATCTCAATTGTGATTAAAAATGAGCTTCATCCATATACAAGAAATGTAACTGATCGCTTTTGTAGCTAAACCTTGGCTGCCTTCCAGCGAAAATCGAAAGTTGCAACCGTATGATTAAATGAGACCTTGTCACGGTCGGAACTTGAATATAATTCACCATTCCCCTCTGGTACCTCTGAGTATGAGGACGATATAGTATATTATCGTAAGATAGGTTTATCTTGAACGTTAAcgtcgtacatgtatatatttgttaaaggAGTGCCATTTGATTTGACCACTGGTACCAGTATTCACTGAGCCGTAGGAGTTACAGTGTGGAAAACGTGGCTGATTATTAGGTCAATGGCGTTCATGTCTCG
This portion of the Magallana gigas chromosome 7, xbMagGiga1.1, whole genome shotgun sequence genome encodes:
- the LOC105319198 gene encoding uncharacterized protein → MAVTNYAIAICLLAATFTPVQLTSSTTTEAATSEASTTAAASTAASSTAEQSTTAAAAAATTAARNISCHSHSCEVKGCLQAAISNTSVNTEKCTTAGNCFVKQTANTTYTKEEAGCDTSACATTIQTTGDEKKKCCTTDDCNGDTNDFKSQSNAPPLSYKTAIVISFFILCLNRF